The Nonlabens spongiae genome contains a region encoding:
- the rho gene encoding transcription termination factor Rho translates to MFQIDDLKAKKLPELHVIAKELNVPKFKQLRKLDLVYKILDLQASNPEAVKQIDTSGDQAKPDQTPSEQQSDSKKSTASEKGQERKRTRKPRVQHDDKQNKDTARHSDNKSQVDSKPKRQRTQKEGHKEKAQQNSAKDQQRNTKDKSYSDSSKNELSNDSKQQSKSDNSNNNRNKNQRNNNNNSNNNHVPKGNKDNRNRYRDPDFEFDGIIESEGVLDMMPDGYGFLRSSDYNYLASPDDIYVSQSQIRLFGLKTGDTVLGMVRPPKEGEKYFPLIKISQINGLDPKVVRDRVSFEHLTPLFPNEKFNLAERRASVSTRVMDLFAPIGKGQRGMIVAQPKTGKTMLLKDIANAIAANHPEVYQLVLLIDERPEEVTDMQRNVDGEVIASTFDKEAHDHVRVANIVLEKAKRMVECGHDVVILLDSITRLARAYNTVQPASGKVLSGGVDANALHKPKRFFGAARNIEGGGSLSIIATALTETGSKMDEVIFEEFKGTGNMELQLDRNISNRRIFPAIDLTSSSTRRDDLLLEKDVVQRMWIMRKYLADMNPVEAMEFMSQRIKQTRNNEEFLATMND, encoded by the coding sequence ATGTTTCAAATCGATGATTTAAAAGCAAAAAAATTACCAGAACTACACGTAATTGCAAAGGAACTTAATGTTCCAAAATTCAAACAACTTAGAAAACTTGATTTGGTCTATAAAATTTTAGACCTTCAAGCGTCTAATCCAGAGGCTGTTAAGCAAATAGACACATCTGGTGATCAAGCTAAGCCAGACCAAACCCCTTCTGAACAACAATCTGACAGTAAGAAATCTACTGCCTCAGAAAAGGGTCAGGAGAGGAAACGCACGCGTAAGCCTCGAGTTCAACATGATGATAAGCAGAACAAGGATACCGCTCGACACAGTGATAATAAATCACAAGTTGACTCTAAGCCTAAAAGACAGCGCACTCAGAAGGAAGGTCATAAAGAAAAGGCTCAACAAAATTCTGCTAAGGATCAACAAAGAAATACAAAAGATAAATCTTACTCTGACTCAAGTAAAAATGAGCTGAGCAACGATAGTAAACAGCAGTCCAAGTCTGATAACTCCAACAATAACCGCAATAAGAACCAGCGTAACAATAATAACAACAGTAATAATAACCACGTTCCTAAGGGTAATAAGGACAACCGCAACCGCTACCGCGATCCTGATTTTGAGTTTGATGGTATTATCGAGAGCGAGGGAGTTCTGGATATGATGCCAGATGGTTATGGTTTCTTGAGAAGTAGCGATTACAATTACTTAGCGAGTCCAGATGATATTTATGTTTCTCAGTCGCAGATCAGATTGTTTGGTTTGAAAACCGGTGACACGGTTCTGGGAATGGTGCGACCTCCTAAAGAAGGTGAGAAATATTTTCCTCTCATTAAAATTTCTCAGATCAATGGATTAGATCCTAAGGTTGTGCGTGATCGTGTTTCCTTTGAACACCTTACACCATTGTTTCCAAATGAGAAATTCAATCTCGCGGAGCGTAGAGCATCAGTTTCTACGCGTGTGATGGATCTCTTTGCACCTATAGGAAAAGGCCAGCGAGGTATGATCGTAGCCCAGCCTAAAACGGGTAAAACCATGTTGCTCAAGGATATTGCAAATGCCATCGCAGCAAACCATCCAGAAGTATATCAATTGGTTCTTCTGATCGATGAGCGTCCAGAAGAGGTCACAGACATGCAACGTAATGTAGATGGAGAGGTCATCGCTTCAACATTTGACAAGGAAGCTCATGATCACGTAAGAGTTGCTAATATTGTTTTGGAAAAAGCCAAAAGAATGGTCGAGTGCGGTCACGATGTAGTGATTCTTTTAGATTCTATAACGCGTCTCGCAAGAGCTTACAATACTGTGCAACCAGCAAGTGGTAAAGTTCTTTCTGGAGGTGTAGACGCAAATGCGCTTCACAAACCCAAAAGATTTTTTGGTGCCGCCCGTAATATAGAGGGAGGTGGCTCGTTGTCTATCATAGCGACGGCGCTTACTGAAACAGGTTCAAAAATGGATGAGGTGATCTTTGAAGAATTTAAAGGTACAGGTAACATGGAACTGCAACTGGATCGTAACATTTCTAATCGTAGAATCTTCCCGGCCATTGACCTTACTTCATCTTCTACACGTAGAGATGATCTTCTTCTAGAAAAGGATGTCGTGCAACGCATGTGGATCATGAGAAAATATCTCGCCGATATGAATCCGGTAGAAGCTATGGAATTTATGTCCCAACGTATTAAGCAAACGCGTAATAACGAGGAATTCCTCGCGACTATGAACGACTGA